Proteins from one Bacteroides mediterraneensis genomic window:
- a CDS encoding undecaprenyl-diphosphate phosphatase, protein MSWFEALILGILQGLTEYLPVSSSGHLAIGSALFGIQGEENLTFTVVVHIATVLSTLVILWKEIDWIFRGLFKWKMNDETKYVINIIISMIPIGIVGVFFKNYVEEIFGSGLLIVGCMLLLTAILLAFSYYAKPRQKEKISMRDAFIIGLAQACAVMPGLSRSGSTIATGLILGNKKETLAQFSFLMVIPPILGEALLSGMEIVKNASAADAEVSIGALIIGFLAAFISGCVACKWMISIVKKGKLIWFGVYCAIAGIITIACSLWG, encoded by the coding sequence ATGAGTTGGTTTGAAGCCCTGATTTTAGGTATTCTGCAGGGACTGACGGAATACCTGCCTGTAAGTAGCAGCGGACACCTTGCCATCGGTTCGGCACTGTTCGGTATACAAGGAGAAGAAAATCTGACCTTTACGGTCGTGGTACACATTGCCACCGTACTGAGTACGCTGGTCATTCTCTGGAAAGAAATCGACTGGATTTTCCGCGGCTTGTTCAAATGGAAAATGAATGACGAAACCAAATACGTCATCAACATTATCATTTCCATGATTCCCATCGGTATCGTGGGTGTTTTCTTCAAGAACTATGTGGAAGAAATCTTCGGGTCCGGCTTGCTTATCGTGGGATGCATGCTACTGCTGACCGCCATCCTGCTGGCCTTCTCGTATTACGCCAAGCCGCGTCAGAAAGAGAAAATCAGCATGCGCGATGCCTTCATCATCGGTCTGGCCCAAGCTTGTGCCGTGATGCCGGGACTCTCACGCTCCGGAAGTACCATCGCCACCGGACTTATCTTGGGCAACAAGAAAGAAACGCTGGCTCAGTTCTCTTTCCTGATGGTCATTCCACCGATTCTGGGCGAGGCCCTGCTGTCGGGAATGGAAATCGTGAAGAACGCTTCTGCAGCCGATGCAGAAGTCAGCATCGGTGCCCTGATTATCGGTTTCCTGGCCGCTTTCATTTCAGGATGCGTGGCCTGCAAATGGATGATCAGCATCGTCAAGAAAGGAAAGCTCATCTGGTTCGGTGTATATTGTGCCATTGCCGGAATTATCACGATAGCATGCAGCCTGTGGGGTTGA
- a CDS encoding DUF3098 domain-containing protein, producing MDKKSFAFDKTNFILLAIGMVVIILGFILMSGPGSTETTFEPDIFSVRRIKVAPLVCFVGFIFMIYGILRKPKDKEITSKEE from the coding sequence ATGGATAAAAAAAGTTTTGCCTTCGATAAAACCAACTTCATCCTGCTGGCAATAGGCATGGTGGTGATTATCCTCGGTTTTATATTGATGAGTGGCCCCGGTTCCACAGAAACCACTTTCGAGCCGGACATTTTCAGCGTACGCCGTATCAAAGTAGCTCCGCTGGTCTGCTTTGTAGGCTTTATCTTCATGATTTATGGCATCTTGCGCAAACCCAAAGACAAAGAAATAACCTCTAAAGAAGAATAA
- a CDS encoding ABC transporter permease: MSHKPGTLFDMQFITSCISTMLVLLLLGMVVFFVMTANNLSVYVRENINFSVLLNDDIKETEALHFQKQLEEEPFVKQAVYISKAQALKEQTEAMGTDPAEFLGYNPFTASIEIKLNAAYANTDSLKWIQEKLLDHKQVIEINYPQDLIDTINRNIRKISLFLLGLAALLTLISFALINNTIRLTIYSKRFLIHTMKLVGASWGFIRRPFIVRNIGIGILAAAIANALLTSMAYMLVNYEPGLLELITPEVMLYVMGTVFISGILITMLCAYISINKYLRMKAGELYSL, encoded by the coding sequence ATGAGTCACAAGCCGGGTACACTTTTTGACATGCAGTTCATTACCTCCTGCATCAGCACGATGCTCGTGTTGCTGCTCCTGGGCATGGTGGTCTTTTTCGTCATGACGGCCAACAATCTTTCGGTGTACGTGCGTGAGAATATCAACTTCTCGGTCCTCCTCAACGATGACATAAAGGAAACCGAAGCCCTTCATTTCCAGAAACAGCTGGAAGAGGAGCCCTTCGTGAAACAGGCGGTCTACATCTCCAAGGCGCAGGCACTGAAGGAACAGACGGAAGCCATGGGGACCGACCCTGCCGAATTTTTAGGCTACAACCCTTTTACAGCCTCCATTGAAATCAAACTGAATGCGGCGTATGCCAACACAGACAGCCTGAAATGGATACAGGAGAAACTGCTCGACCACAAGCAGGTGATTGAAATCAACTACCCGCAGGACCTGATTGACACCATCAACCGGAATATCCGTAAAATCAGCCTGTTCCTGCTGGGCCTGGCTGCCTTGCTCACCTTGATTTCATTCGCCCTGATTAATAATACCATCCGGCTGACCATCTATTCCAAACGTTTCCTGATTCACACCATGAAACTGGTAGGGGCAAGCTGGGGGTTCATCCGCCGTCCGTTCATTGTCCGGAATATAGGCATCGGTATTCTCGCCGCGGCCATTGCCAATGCGTTGCTGACCAGCATGGCCTATATGCTGGTGAATTATGAACCGGGGCTGCTGGAACTGATTACGCCGGAAGTCATGCTTTACGTCATGGGGACGGTGTTCATCTCCGGCATCCTGATTACGATGCTGTGCGCCTACATTTCCATCAACAAATATTTGCGGATGAAAGCGGGAGAATTATATAGTCTTTAA